The following proteins are co-located in the Anas platyrhynchos isolate ZD024472 breed Pekin duck chromosome 1, IASCAAS_PekinDuck_T2T, whole genome shotgun sequence genome:
- the LOC101802284 gene encoding potassium voltage-gated channel subfamily A member 6 has translation MRAEEPLALAAPRAGGGEAEAAGEERSGGGCCSSERLVINISGLRFETQLRTLSIFPDTLLGDPSRRVRYFDPLRNEYFFDRNRPSFDAILYYYQSGGRLRRPVHVPLDIFLEEIRFYQLGQEAIETFREDEGFIQEEEKPLPQHHFQRQVWLLFEYPESSGPARAIAIVSVLVILISIVIFCLETLPEFRQEPKGSQPGFGEAAVPGDDTLLLPPPPPPSGTPQPLRPATGAGPFFTDPFFLIETLCIIWFSFELLVRFFACPSKPEFSRNIMNIIDIVAIIPYFITLGTELAQQQQQKQQPGSSSNNGGQQQAMSLAILRVIRLVRVFRIFKLSRHSKGLQILGKTLQASMRELGLLIFFLFIGVILFSSAVYFAETDDPDSLFTSIPDAFWWAVVSMTTVGYGDMYPMTIGGKIVGSLCAIAGVLTIALPVPVIVSNFNYFYHRETDHEEQCQYTHVTCGQQQSPFSEPKKGDSNQSLSKSEFLEAEDLESMKYSNFIPPNNQGFKEKKMLTEV, from the coding sequence ATGCGGGCGGAGGAGCCGCTGGCGCTGGCGGCCccgcgggcgggcggcggcgagGCGGAGGCGGCGGGCGAGGagcggagcggcggcggctgctgcagcagcgAGCGGCTGGTGATCAACATCTCCGGGCTGCGCTTCGAGACCCAGCTGCGGACCCTCTCCATCTTCCCCGACACGCTGCTGGGGGACCCCAGCCGCAGGGTGCGCTACTTCGACCCGCTCCGCAACGAGTACTTCTTCGACCGCAACCGGCCCAGCTTCGATGCTATCCTCTACTACTACCAGTCCGGGGGGAGGCTCCGGAGGCCGGTCCACGTACCCCTCGACATCTTCCTGGAGGAGATCCGCTTCTACCAGCTGGGCCAGGAGGCCATCGAGACCTTCCGGGAGGACGAGGGCTTCATTCAAGAGGAGGAgaagcccctgccccagcaccactTCCAGCGCCAGGTCTGGCTGCTCTTTGAGTACCCTGAGAGCTCTGGGCCAGCCCGGGCCATCGCCATCGTCTCCGTGCTGGTGATCCTCATTTCCATCGTAATCTTCTGCCTGGAGACCCTGCCTGAGTTCCGCCAGGAGCCCAAGGGCTCCCAGCCTGGTTTCGGGGAGGCAGCAGTGCCTGGGGATGacacgctgctgctgccaccaccgccgccaCCGAGTGGGACCCCACAACCCCTGCGACCTGCCACCGGTGCGGGCCCTTTCTTCACTGACCCCTTCTTCCTCATCGAGACCCTGTGCATCATCTGGTTTTCCTTTGAGCTCCTCGTGCGCTTCTTTGCCTGCCCCAGCAAGCCTGAGTTCTCCCGCAACATCATGAACATCATAGACATCGTGGCCATCATCCCCTACTTCATCACCCTGGGCACGGagctggcccagcagcagcagcagaagcagcagcctgggagcagcagcaacaacGGGGGCCAGCAGCAAGCCATGTCCTTGGCCATCCTCAGAGTCATCCGCCTGGTCAGAGTCTTTAGGATCTTCAAGCTCTCCAGGCACTCCAAGGGGCTGCAGATCCTGGGGAAGACTCTCCAGGCCAGCATGAGGGAGCTGGGCCTCctcatcttcttcctcttcattgGGGTGATCCTCTTCTCCAGTGCTGTCTACTTTGCAGAGACCGATGACCCCGATTCCCTGTTCACCAGCATTCCTGATGCTTTTTGGTGGGCAGTGGTGTCCATGACCACTGTGGGCTATGGGGACATGTATCCTATGACAATTGGTGGCAAGATTGTGGGCTCCTTGTGTGCCATTGCTGGTGTGCTCACCAttgccctgcctgtccctgtcATCGTGTCCAACTTCAACTACTTCTACCACCGAGAGACTGATCATGAAGAGCAGTGCCAGTATACCCATGTCACCTGTGGCCAGCAGCAGTCACCCTTCTCTGAGCCCAAGAAGGGGGACAGTAATCAGTCTCTCAGCAAATCTGAATTCCTGGAAGCAGAAGACCTGGAGTCCATGAAATATTCCAACTTCATTCCCCCCAACAACCAGGgttttaaagagaagaaaatgctgaCAGAGGTGTGA